In Terriglobales bacterium, a single window of DNA contains:
- a CDS encoding NAD(P)H-dependent oxidoreductase, protein MKLLQIDSSARQTGSVTRRLTAKFTEEWRKNHPGGEVIQRDLSVTALPLITDHWGATQLEDSKLTPVQRSYLSTSNELIEELKAADTVVIGAPMYNFSISSLLKAWIDQIVRVGKTVAYGPKGRQGLLQKKKVVVITSRGGAYEKGTAAEAFDFQEPYLRHILGFIGLTDVTFIHAENQGREEATVFFTAAAERIGRIVTDQNQVAAL, encoded by the coding sequence ATGAAATTGCTTCAAATTGATTCCAGTGCGCGGCAGACCGGTTCCGTGACCCGGCGACTGACTGCCAAATTCACCGAAGAATGGAGAAAGAACCATCCGGGTGGAGAAGTCATCCAGCGAGACCTTTCCGTAACAGCGCTTCCACTGATCACCGATCACTGGGGCGCGACCCAACTCGAAGATTCGAAGCTGACGCCGGTGCAGCGGTCGTATCTTTCGACCTCAAATGAGTTAATCGAAGAACTCAAAGCGGCCGACACGGTCGTTATTGGCGCACCGATGTACAATTTCTCGATCTCTTCTTTGCTCAAGGCGTGGATCGATCAGATTGTGCGGGTCGGGAAGACGGTTGCCTACGGGCCAAAGGGCCGGCAGGGCCTTCTACAAAAAAAGAAAGTCGTCGTCATCACTTCTCGCGGGGGTGCCTATGAAAAAGGCACCGCGGCGGAAGCTTTCGATTTTCAGGAACCCTATCTGCGCCACATTCTGGGTTTTATCGGACTTACGGACGTTACGTTTATTCATGCCGAGAACCAAGGTCGCGAGGAGGCCACCGTCTTTTTCACAGCCGCCGCAGAGCGCATCGGCCGAATCGTCACTGATCAAAACCAGGTAGCCGCTCTTTAA
- a CDS encoding AraC family transcriptional regulator, producing MDPITDLVQTMQIVGVVHARLEATAPWGLKREAEVAEGTANDKHSGDSASSPFHFAHFGMLSRGNCWLSVEGIPDPIPLAGGDCFLLAPGSAYTLRDNPRTRPRSFCEVAPKNGSQVIEYGGGGAPTTIISGWFRFCTMCVKPLTSLLPPLILVKADQAQSLALHTTLSMLASEMAEPAPGSGLVVNRLAELLFIHSIRAYIESQLESRKSGLLRAIFDRQIGVALKSMHEKVEHPWTVESLAAACGMSRSAFAVRFKELVGETPLEYLTSWRMQKATGLLQKGDKKLFEVAKSVGYDSDAAFSKAFKRVFGVAPREYRRNATGAS from the coding sequence TTGGACCCGATTACCGATCTCGTTCAAACCATGCAAATCGTGGGCGTGGTTCATGCCCGGCTGGAAGCCACTGCGCCCTGGGGACTGAAGAGAGAGGCCGAGGTCGCAGAGGGAACCGCAAATGACAAACATTCGGGTGACTCCGCAAGTTCGCCCTTCCACTTCGCTCACTTCGGAATGCTTTCCCGCGGCAACTGCTGGCTCAGCGTCGAGGGCATTCCCGATCCGATACCACTCGCCGGAGGGGATTGCTTCTTGCTTGCGCCCGGAAGCGCATACACGCTGCGGGACAATCCACGCACTCGCCCGCGCAGCTTTTGTGAAGTGGCACCGAAAAATGGCAGCCAGGTGATTGAGTACGGTGGTGGAGGAGCCCCGACCACCATCATTTCGGGATGGTTCAGATTCTGTACGATGTGTGTGAAGCCCCTGACGAGCTTGCTTCCTCCGCTCATACTGGTCAAGGCCGATCAAGCGCAGAGCCTGGCGCTGCACACGACCTTGAGCATGCTTGCCTCGGAGATGGCGGAGCCAGCGCCAGGGTCGGGACTGGTCGTTAACCGGTTGGCCGAGCTGTTGTTCATACACTCCATCCGCGCCTACATCGAATCGCAGTTAGAGAGCCGCAAGAGCGGCTTGCTGCGGGCGATTTTCGATCGGCAAATTGGTGTTGCTCTTAAATCCATGCACGAGAAAGTGGAGCATCCCTGGACAGTCGAATCGCTGGCCGCGGCGTGCGGTATGTCGCGTTCCGCTTTTGCGGTTCGCTTTAAAGAGCTGGTTGGGGAAACACCGCTGGAATATTTGACAAGTTGGAGAATGCAGAAGGCAACAGGATTGCTGCAGAAAGGTGATAAGAAGCTGTTCGAAGTGGCAAAATCCGTTGGCTACGATTCCGACGCCGCCTTCAGCAAAGCGTTCAAGCGAGTATTCGGCGTCGCACCCAGGGAGTATCGGCGAAATGCCACCGGGGCATCTTGA